The DNA segment CTACTGTAAAAGACaacgcactgtgcactgtgAACCCCCGAGGATCGTATCCCTTTAATCGAACACCACGCGAATGCTATGTACTCGAAGGATCGGCATCTGGTGTGGGTCCTGCTAGTGACAGCAGGCGCCCAGCTGCTGGTGCGATGCTGCAATGCTGCCGAGCACGTGCCCGGACCGAGCGGACGAAAGCTAAGCCACGGATTGGCCGCCATGCACCACAACCATCTCGGGCTGCCATCGGGGGACGGTTCGAGCGAAAGCGTAAAATTTAGCGTGCAGCAGCACGTGCCGTATGCTGTACCGGCGCCCTGGCGTAGGACGGCCACCGTCAGCACACCGCTTGCCGGTGGGCCCTGGGCGATACGGAAACCGCTGGCGAAACCGTTGGTACGGGGTGCGGCCGGTAGTAGTCGGAGCCGCATCAACAATCGGTCAATGACTCGCTTTTCCGAGGTCGAAATTCCACCGGGGCTGGAGCAGCAGCTAGACGTGCCGGAACTGCAGCGACCGTCCGAGGTCCGTGGCAGTCGGCTCGATGAGGGTACGGGTGGGCTGGTGGAGCTGTATCGCAGTGCCGAACGATCGCGCGGGATCGAGAA comes from the Anopheles coluzzii chromosome 2, AcolN3, whole genome shotgun sequence genome and includes:
- the LOC120952822 gene encoding uncharacterized protein LOC120952822, producing MYSKDRHLVWVLLVTAGAQLLVRCCNAAEHVPGPSGRKLSHGLAAMHHNHLGLPSGDGSSESVKFSVQQHVPYAVPAPWRRTATVSTPLAGGPWAIRKPLAKPLVRGAAGSSRSRINNRSMTRFSEVEIPPGLEQQLDVPELQRPSEVRGSRLDEGTGGLVELYRSAERSRGIENLFWKYFVDNDVSASTEDEGDDNTGAEDAEPPGGIDRNAIDTQDGSVSAKEEEGRKKKFHLKKKYKKFLIPLLLAYKIKFLALVPAIIGGLILLVKSAGLAGFFFALFTAVVSLKKY